A stretch of the Fusobacterium varium genome encodes the following:
- the pyrD gene encoding diguanylate cyclase — MNRLQSKFLGVDFKNPIVTSSGCFGFGLEYRDYFDPNVLGGIVVKGLTMEPRDGNYGTRIAETPGGMLNCVGLENPGIDYFETHILKDMKEAGITTNIIANINGKTVEEYIEIAKRVEKIKEVDIIELNISCPNVKDGGMAFGANPEVAGRVTREVRKVTTKPLVVKLSPNVTDIAYIAKVVEENGADAVSLINTLLGMAIDLKTKKPLLGNTFGGFSGPAVKPVALRMVYQVYKAVNIPIVGMGGISSTEDALEFIMAGASMVSLGTGIFFNPVLPVEVAEGLQEYCEENNIENINELVGIAHR, encoded by the coding sequence ATGAATAGACTGCAGAGTAAATTTTTAGGTGTCGATTTTAAGAATCCTATTGTTACATCATCTGGATGCTTTGGATTCGGACTTGAATATAGAGATTATTTTGATCCAAATGTACTTGGAGGAATAGTTGTAAAAGGGCTTACTATGGAGCCTAGAGATGGTAATTATGGAACAAGAATAGCAGAAACTCCTGGTGGAATGCTCAATTGTGTTGGTCTTGAAAATCCCGGAATTGATTATTTTGAAACTCATATTTTAAAAGATATGAAAGAAGCTGGTATCACTACTAATATAATAGCAAATATCAATGGAAAGACTGTTGAAGAATACATAGAAATAGCTAAAAGAGTAGAAAAAATAAAAGAAGTGGATATAATAGAACTGAATATATCTTGTCCAAATGTAAAAGATGGGGGAATGGCTTTTGGAGCTAATCCAGAAGTTGCAGGAAGAGTTACAAGAGAAGTAAGAAAAGTAACTACTAAACCTCTTGTAGTAAAATTATCTCCTAATGTTACTGATATTGCATATATAGCTAAAGTTGTAGAGGAAAATGGAGCAGATGCTGTATCTCTTATCAATACTCTTTTAGGAATGGCTATTGATTTGAAAACTAAAAAACCTTTGCTGGGAAATACTTTTGGTGGATTTTCAGGGCCTGCAGTTAAGCCTGTAGCTTTAAGAATGGTATATCAAGTATATAAAGCTGTAAATATTCCAATAGTCGGTATGGGGGGAATTTCAAGTACAGAAGATGCTCTTGAATTTATAATGGCTGGAGCTTCTATGGTATCACTTGGAACAGGTATTTTCTTTAATCCTGTTCTTCCAGTGGAAGTAGCTGAAGGGTTACAAGAATATTGTGAAGAAAATAATATTGAAAATATAAATGAATTAGTTGGTATAGCACACAGATAA
- a CDS encoding putative transcriptional activator, which translates to MRVLVVEDEKYMNRIISKKLKVEGYSVDSCYDGEEALNYIKSTSYDIIIMDIMMPQKNGYEVLKEIRHEGNSVPVLFLTAKDALEDRVKGLDLGADDYLVKPFHFEELMARIRVMIRRSHGKVSNQLQIADLILDINAHIVKRNNNFIELSAKEFAILEYMMQNAGIVLSREKLETHIWNYDYQGASNMIDVYIRYLRIKIDKDYKHKLIHTVRGVGYMIKDKEKNL; encoded by the coding sequence ATGAGAGTACTAGTTGTTGAAGATGAGAAATACATGAATCGTATTATCAGTAAAAAACTTAAAGTTGAAGGATATAGTGTAGATTCATGTTATGATGGAGAAGAAGCACTGAATTATATAAAATCAACTTCATATGATATTATTATTATGGATATTATGATGCCTCAGAAAAATGGATATGAAGTTCTTAAAGAAATTCGTCATGAAGGAAATTCAGTTCCTGTCCTGTTTCTTACAGCTAAAGATGCTTTAGAAGACAGAGTAAAAGGATTAGACCTTGGTGCTGATGATTATCTTGTAAAACCTTTTCATTTTGAAGAACTTATGGCACGGATTAGAGTAATGATTCGAAGAAGTCATGGCAAAGTCAGCAATCAACTGCAGATTGCTGATTTAATTCTTGATATTAATGCACATATAGTTAAACGAAATAATAATTTTATCGAATTGTCAGCGAAAGAATTTGCTATTTTAGAATACATGATGCAAAATGCTGGAATTGTTCTATCTCGAGAAAAACTAGAAACTCATATATGGAACTATGACTATCAAGGAGCTTCTAATATGATTGATGTTTATATTCGTTATCTCAGAATTAAAATTGATAAAGATTATAAACACAAATTAATTCATACAGTAAGAGGAGTAGGATATATGATTAAAGACAAGGAGAAAAATCTATGA
- a CDS encoding ABC transporter substrate-binding protein has product MKKFILSLFLLLSISSFSEEIVIYGPSSTKWIGKTFAPIFKEKTGVDIKFISIDGLVSRLKLEEKNPKADIVIGLTSLSTEIAKKENLIIPYIPKNISNIKSSNFIMDKEGYATPFDYGLLAINYDTKKIPVPPKNLAELGKLEKQLLVENPATSSTGEEALLWSIALYGKNWKNFWNILKPAIYTAEPGWSEAFAKFTAGEAPMMVGYATSNLFFSQDEEQSRFSSFLLEDGTFMYLEGASLVNKKETKEGAKKFMEYILNEDFQNLVPKKNYMFPVIETSLTEEFKFVPVTEKTVKLSDEQVKDLVKNLDKYKSELIEILKK; this is encoded by the coding sequence ATGAAAAAATTTATTTTATCTTTATTTTTACTGCTGTCTATTTCTTCTTTTTCAGAAGAAATAGTAATTTACGGCCCTAGTTCTACAAAGTGGATAGGAAAAACTTTTGCCCCAATATTTAAAGAAAAAACTGGAGTAGATATTAAATTCATATCTATTGATGGTCTTGTATCAAGACTGAAACTTGAAGAAAAAAATCCTAAAGCAGATATTGTTATTGGACTGACTTCTTTAAGTACTGAGATAGCAAAAAAAGAAAATCTTATTATTCCTTATATTCCTAAAAACATTTCCAATATAAAGAGCAGTAATTTTATAATGGATAAAGAAGGATATGCAACTCCTTTTGACTATGGGCTTCTTGCTATTAATTATGATACAAAAAAAATCCCTGTTCCTCCAAAAAATCTGGCAGAACTTGGTAAATTAGAAAAACAGCTTTTAGTTGAAAATCCTGCTACTTCTTCTACTGGTGAAGAAGCTCTTTTATGGAGCATAGCTTTATATGGAAAAAACTGGAAAAATTTCTGGAATATTTTAAAGCCTGCCATATATACTGCTGAACCAGGTTGGAGTGAAGCATTTGCTAAGTTTACTGCTGGAGAAGCTCCTATGATGGTTGGATATGCTACAAGCAATCTTTTCTTTTCACAGGATGAAGAACAAAGCAGATTCAGCAGCTTTCTTTTAGAGGATGGAACTTTTATGTATTTAGAAGGTGCATCTTTAGTAAATAAAAAAGAAACAAAAGAAGGAGCTAAAAAATTTATGGAATATATTCTCAATGAAGATTTTCAAAATCTAGTTCCTAAAAAAAATTATATGTTTCCAGTTATTGAAACTTCTCTTACTGAAGAATTCAAATTTGTTCCTGTTACTGAAAAAACTGTAAAACTTAGTGATGAACAGGTAAAAGATCTTGTTAAAAATCTTGATAAGTATAAATCAGAGTTAATAGAAATTTTAAAAAAATAA
- a CDS encoding putative transposase, translating into MQKPINNNIFFQLNQPKLFNFLQYEISDDDPVRKLSSILEGLDFSSLMQAFSYKTKVHPIRMFSIIVYAYSRNLTSTRDIEMACHENIKFRFLLQDSKIPDHSTISRFLVKTEDILPDLFEQFVEKIFEMENISTETIYIDGTKIEAYANKYTFVWKKSIEKYRTRLDEKILELISNFNDDFNLQYDNFLEIYSYLSNLNFQIVKGRGKRKSKEQKYLELCAEYLEKYQKYSNHFKNLNGRNSYSKTDIDATFMRMKDDHMRNGQLKPGYNLQIGVISEYISSYEIFSNPSDSKTLIPFLEKISSQNLEIKNIVADAGYESISNYEYLEKMDYTSYIKPIYFEKSKIRKFKNDLNRVENLIYNNSENKLFRKDGLELEFLYSNKNNTVQYFWNPETNKKIKYNARFRILSNKSKENVSSNYGKQLRMNRSIQVEGAFAVLKEDMKLRKLKVRSKKSVLREICLFCIAYNFNRYLSRNINNRLGTTLHSLKVA; encoded by the coding sequence ATGCAAAAACCAATTAATAATAACATTTTTTTTCAATTAAATCAACCCAAACTTTTTAATTTTTTACAATATGAAATTTCTGATGATGATCCTGTAAGAAAACTTAGCTCAATATTGGAGGGATTAGATTTTAGTAGTTTAATGCAAGCATTTTCTTACAAAACAAAGGTACATCCTATCAGAATGTTTTCTATCATTGTTTATGCCTATTCGCGCAATTTAACTTCTACTAGAGATATAGAAATGGCTTGCCATGAAAATATTAAATTTAGGTTTCTTTTACAAGATTCTAAAATTCCTGATCACTCTACTATTTCTAGATTCTTAGTAAAAACTGAAGATATTCTTCCAGATCTATTTGAACAATTCGTTGAAAAAATTTTTGAAATGGAAAATATTTCCACTGAAACAATATATATTGATGGCACTAAAATTGAAGCATATGCTAATAAATATACATTTGTTTGGAAAAAATCTATTGAGAAATATAGAACTAGATTAGATGAAAAAATTCTTGAATTAATTTCAAATTTTAATGATGATTTCAACTTACAATATGACAACTTCCTTGAAATATATTCATATCTTTCTAATTTGAATTTTCAAATAGTCAAAGGTAGAGGAAAGAGAAAATCTAAAGAGCAAAAGTATTTAGAATTATGCGCAGAATACTTAGAAAAGTATCAAAAATATTCTAATCATTTTAAAAATCTTAATGGTAGAAATAGCTATTCAAAAACTGATATAGATGCTACTTTTATGAGAATGAAAGATGACCATATGAGAAATGGTCAATTAAAACCTGGATATAATCTACAAATAGGAGTGATTAGTGAATATATTTCTTCATATGAAATTTTTTCTAACCCTTCTGATTCTAAAACTTTGATTCCATTTTTAGAGAAAATTTCATCTCAAAATTTAGAAATTAAAAATATTGTAGCTGATGCAGGATATGAAAGTATTTCAAATTATGAATATTTGGAAAAAATGGACTATACTTCATACATAAAACCAATATATTTTGAAAAATCTAAAATCAGAAAGTTTAAAAATGATTTAAACAGAGTAGAAAATTTAATATATAATAATTCTGAAAATAAGCTATTTAGAAAAGATGGATTAGAATTAGAATTTCTATACTCTAACAAAAATAATACAGTTCAATATTTTTGGAATCCTGAAACTAACAAAAAAATTAAGTACAATGCGAGATTTAGAATTTTATCAAATAAATCAAAAGAGAATGTATCAAGCAATTATGGAAAACAATTAAGAATGAACAGAAGTATTCAAGTAGAAGGTGCTTTTGCAGTTTTGAAAGAAGATATGAAATTGCGAAAATTAAAAGTTCGAAGTAAAAAAAGTGTTTTAAGAGAAATATGTTTGTTTTGTATCGCTTACAACTTCAACAGATATCTAAGCAGAAATATAAATAATCGCTTAGGAACAACACTTCACTCATTAAAAGTAGCTTAG
- the pyrK gene encoding dihydroorotate dehydrogenase yields MFLEDCLILENKNIAGQNYLMRLKAEKSIPVSKAGQFFMIQCKNKLHILRRPISLHYVDKNKMELEFYYEVKGGGTKEFSEMKAGETINIQGPLGHGFSTDMTGKKLLVVGGGMGMAPMKLLVEILKKNNEVTFIAGGRNAEAVEILSNFNFDNADLHVTTDDGSAGTKGTVIVKMEELMNSKKFDMVFTCGPHKMMEAVAKTSSKYNTECEISLEERMACGVKACVGCSIKTKEGMKKVCHDGPVFKSETIVDLEPAEKTETCCGN; encoded by the coding sequence ATGTTTTTAGAAGATTGTCTGATTTTAGAAAATAAAAATATTGCAGGACAAAATTATCTTATGAGATTAAAAGCTGAAAAAAGCATACCAGTATCAAAAGCTGGGCAATTCTTTATGATTCAATGCAAAAATAAACTTCATATACTGAGAAGACCAATAAGTCTGCACTATGTAGATAAAAATAAAATGGAACTTGAATTTTACTATGAAGTAAAAGGTGGAGGAACAAAAGAATTTTCTGAAATGAAAGCTGGAGAAACTATAAATATTCAAGGTCCTCTTGGACATGGATTTTCTACTGATATGACAGGTAAAAAACTTTTAGTAGTTGGTGGTGGAATGGGAATGGCTCCTATGAAACTTCTGGTAGAAATATTAAAGAAAAACAATGAAGTTACTTTTATAGCTGGAGGCAGAAATGCTGAAGCTGTTGAAATTCTTTCTAATTTCAACTTTGATAATGCAGATCTTCATGTAACTACTGATGATGGTTCAGCTGGTACTAAAGGAACTGTTATAGTTAAAATGGAAGAACTTATGAACAGTAAAAAATTCGATATGGTTTTTACTTGCGGTCCTCATAAAATGATGGAAGCAGTGGCAAAAACTTCATCAAAATATAATACAGAATGTGAAATATCTTTAGAAGAAAGAATGGCTTGCGGAGTAAAAGCTTGTGTGGGATGTTCTATCAAAACTAAAGAAGGAATGAAAAAAGTATGTCATGATGGTCCTGTTTTCAAATCTGAAACTATTGTAGATCTTGAACCTGCTGAAAAAACAGAAACTTGTTGTGGTAATTAA
- the pyrF gene encoding orotidine 5'-phosphate decarboxylase: protein MNAKDRMIIALDFPTMEAAKNLVEKIGDGATFYKVGLELFLNSKGEMIDYLASKGKKIFLDLKFHDIPNTTAMASVFAAKQNVFMFNVHASGGRKMMSKVVEEVKSVNPDNIVIGVTVLTSLSAEDVEETFHSKLSLAELALNWAKLGKTAGLDGVVCSPWEAKLIKEACGNDFKTVCPGVRPRWSATNDQERIMTPKDAIINGCDFLVIGRPITKNEDPANAAKMVAAEIEEGMKEAGLC, encoded by the coding sequence ATGAACGCAAAAGATAGAATGATAATAGCACTTGACTTTCCTACTATGGAAGCTGCTAAAAATTTAGTTGAAAAAATTGGTGATGGAGCTACTTTCTATAAAGTAGGTCTTGAACTTTTCTTAAACTCAAAAGGTGAAATGATAGATTATCTTGCTTCTAAAGGTAAAAAAATATTCCTTGATCTTAAATTCCATGACATTCCAAATACAACAGCAATGGCTTCAGTTTTTGCTGCTAAACAAAATGTATTTATGTTCAATGTACATGCAAGTGGCGGAAGAAAAATGATGTCAAAAGTTGTTGAAGAAGTAAAATCTGTAAATCCTGATAATATAGTTATTGGAGTTACTGTTCTTACAAGTCTTTCTGCTGAAGATGTAGAAGAAACTTTCCACTCTAAATTATCTCTGGCAGAATTAGCATTAAATTGGGCTAAATTAGGTAAAACTGCTGGACTTGATGGAGTAGTATGTTCTCCTTGGGAAGCTAAACTTATTAAAGAAGCTTGCGGAAATGATTTCAAAACTGTATGCCCAGGTGTAAGACCTAGATGGTCAGCAACAAATGATCAGGAAAGAATAATGACTCCGAAAGATGCAATAATAAATGGCTGTGACTTCTTGGTTATTGGAAGACCTATAACTAAAAATGAAGATCCTGCAAATGCTGCCAAGATGGTAGCTGCTGAAATTGAAGAAGGAATGAAAGAGGCTGGACTATGCTAG
- a CDS encoding putative sensor histidine kinase, which produces MKLLTIRAKITLWYTLFMIGLVTAILGIIVEFTDMSILNNQKHELVKVVEDAAEDIEEGDDFDFYDDGVYLLKYNIQLEYIEGSIPDKFPISFPLESGRVQSMKKDGEIFYIYDKKIKDEHDNIFWIRGVVPNIQIMQLGKIIIGAAFVLLPVLVILSSLIGYFITKKAFLPVKKIQETAQKISEGNKLYLRIGLPDGKDEISMLGKTVDNMLEKLEKSFEKEKQFTSDVSHELRTPIAVIMAESEYVLQHGTSFEEAIESIESINYQVNKMSVLINQLLFFSRAEQGKIQLNYEKTDILQLMDEIIKDIKFTAESKKIAVNIINKLTVHEYYVDKMLFSRAVQNVIQNAIIYGKENGCVSIEIYEKNSYIAIKIKDNGIGISKENLNKIWDRFYQVDQSRTNQENGSMGLGLSMVKWIIEKHKGYTEVESTLGVGSIFTLFFPIKI; this is translated from the coding sequence ATGAAACTTCTGACTATTCGTGCCAAAATTACATTATGGTACACTTTATTTATGATAGGACTTGTAACAGCTATACTTGGAATAATAGTTGAATTTACTGATATGTCTATTCTTAATAATCAAAAACATGAACTTGTAAAAGTAGTTGAAGATGCTGCTGAAGATATTGAAGAAGGCGATGATTTTGACTTTTATGATGATGGAGTTTATCTTTTAAAATATAATATCCAATTGGAATATATTGAAGGAAGCATCCCAGATAAATTTCCTATTTCTTTTCCACTGGAGTCAGGACGTGTCCAATCAATGAAAAAAGATGGAGAAATATTTTATATATATGATAAAAAAATTAAAGATGAACACGATAATATTTTCTGGATAAGAGGTGTTGTTCCCAATATCCAAATAATGCAGCTTGGTAAAATCATTATTGGAGCAGCTTTTGTTTTGCTCCCTGTATTAGTAATTTTATCAAGTCTTATAGGATATTTTATTACTAAAAAAGCTTTCCTCCCAGTAAAAAAAATCCAAGAAACTGCTCAGAAAATAAGTGAGGGCAACAAACTTTATCTGAGAATAGGTCTGCCTGATGGAAAAGATGAAATATCAATGCTGGGAAAAACTGTAGACAATATGCTTGAAAAACTGGAAAAAAGTTTTGAAAAAGAAAAACAGTTTACATCAGATGTTTCTCATGAGCTGAGAACCCCTATTGCTGTTATCATGGCTGAAAGTGAATATGTTCTTCAACATGGAACTTCATTTGAAGAAGCAATAGAATCTATAGAAAGTATAAATTATCAAGTAAATAAAATGTCTGTTCTTATTAATCAGCTTCTATTTTTCTCAAGAGCAGAGCAAGGAAAAATTCAACTAAACTATGAAAAAACAGATATTCTGCAATTGATGGATGAAATTATAAAAGATATTAAATTTACAGCTGAATCAAAAAAAATTGCTGTAAATATTATAAATAAACTAACTGTACATGAATATTATGTAGATAAAATGCTTTTCAGTCGTGCTGTTCAAAATGTCATACAAAATGCCATTATATATGGAAAAGAAAATGGTTGTGTTTCTATAGAAATTTATGAAAAAAATAGTTATATTGCCATAAAAATAAAAGATAATGGAATTGGAATAAGTAAAGAAAACTTAAATAAAATATGGGATAGATTCTATCAGGTAGATCAATCAAGAACAAATCAGGAAAATGGAAGTATGGGATTGGGATTATCAATGGTTAAGTGGATTATTGAAAAACATAAAGGCTATACAGAAGTTGAAAGCACTCTTGGTGTTGGAAGTATATTCACTTTATTTTTTCCAATAAAAATATAA
- a CDS encoding putative adhesion protein FadA, which yields MKKILIGCILALSAVSYSATDVMSTLEQLELNLQQLEAEERAMYNQRKAEAEEAERTLAAQRKMYAEISEKEKRILGVKDNKFYKAQYQELAKKYGAAKKELESDMAKQQEIINIFEAIK from the coding sequence ATGAAAAAAATATTAATAGGATGTATTTTAGCATTATCAGCAGTATCATATTCAGCAACAGATGTAATGTCAACACTTGAACAGCTTGAACTTAATCTTCAACAGCTGGAAGCAGAAGAAAGAGCAATGTACAATCAAAGAAAAGCTGAAGCAGAAGAAGCTGAAAGAACATTAGCAGCTCAAAGAAAGATGTATGCAGAAATATCAGAAAAAGAAAAAAGAATATTAGGTGTAAAAGATAATAAGTTTTACAAAGCACAATATCAGGAATTAGCAAAAAAATATGGTGCTGCTAAAAAGGAATTGGAATCAGATATGGCAAAACAACAGGAAATAATTAATATATTTGAAGCAATAAAATAG
- the pyrB gene encoding aspartate carbamoyltransferase catalytic subunit has product MKDFISIKDLTKEEVLEVLDLALELSEKPEPNLIDRKIVGSLFFEPSTRTRLSFTSAAYRIGGKVLGFDSPDATSVKKGESLRDTVKMVEAYSDIIVMRHNIEGGPKFASEVSKNPVINAGDGSNEHPSQTLLDLFTIKKELGKIEGVKIAFVGDLKYGRTVHSLTKALEMFDAEFYFVAPDSIQIPEYITKELDEKGMKYHICSEYEPILSEIDVLYMTRIQKERFENIEEFNKVSGVYKISKETILGKCQDHMIVMHPLPRVDEISVDLDDTKHALYFKQAANGVPVREAMFALALGVKKSTAPVKEEKNVVANDKIVCSNHKCVTHFEETPNKVVVKDYGKFCYYCGKEIK; this is encoded by the coding sequence ATGAAAGATTTTATCTCAATAAAAGATTTGACAAAAGAGGAAGTTTTAGAAGTTCTAGATTTAGCTCTTGAATTATCTGAAAAACCAGAACCTAATTTAATAGATAGAAAAATAGTAGGAAGTCTTTTCTTTGAACCATCTACTAGAACAAGATTATCTTTTACATCTGCTGCATATAGAATTGGTGGAAAAGTTCTAGGTTTTGACTCTCCAGATGCTACTTCTGTAAAAAAAGGAGAATCTCTGAGAGATACAGTAAAAATGGTAGAAGCATATTCTGATATTATTGTTATGAGACATAACATAGAAGGTGGTCCTAAGTTTGCTTCTGAAGTTTCTAAAAATCCTGTAATTAATGCTGGTGATGGTTCTAATGAACACCCAAGCCAGACACTCTTAGATCTTTTTACAATAAAAAAAGAATTAGGGAAAATAGAAGGTGTAAAAATAGCTTTTGTTGGAGATCTTAAATATGGAAGAACAGTCCATTCACTTACTAAAGCTTTGGAAATGTTTGATGCAGAATTTTATTTTGTAGCTCCAGATTCTATTCAGATACCTGAATATATTACAAAAGAACTTGATGAAAAAGGAATGAAATATCATATTTGTTCTGAATATGAGCCTATTCTTTCTGAAATAGATGTTCTGTATATGACAAGAATACAAAAAGAAAGATTTGAAAATATTGAGGAATTTAATAAAGTCAGCGGAGTATATAAAATATCCAAGGAAACAATACTTGGAAAATGTCAGGATCATATGATAGTTATGCATCCTTTACCTAGAGTTGATGAGATAAGTGTAGACTTAGATGATACAAAACATGCTCTATATTTTAAACAGGCTGCCAATGGAGTTCCTGTGAGAGAAGCTATGTTTGCTCTTGCACTGGGAGTAAAAAAATCTACTGCCCCTGTTAAAGAAGAAAAAAATGTAGTAGCAAATGATAAAATTGTATGTTCTAATCATAAATGTGTAACTCATTTTGAAGAAACACCAAATAAAGTAGTAGTAAAGGATTATGGTAAATTCTGCTACTATTGTGGTAAGGAAATAAAATAA